One Desulfarculaceae bacterium DNA window includes the following coding sequences:
- the ribD gene encoding bifunctional diaminohydroxyphosphoribosylaminopyrimidine deaminase/5-amino-6-(5-phosphoribosylamino)uracil reductase RibD, translating into MLRALALTRRGLGFSSPNPAVGAVVVAHGRIVGQGWHAKAGTPHAEVHALADAGEAAQGATIYVTLEPCHHQGRTPPCTSAIQKAGIARVVYGASDPNPKVAGGGGQFLAAQGLEVTPGVLAQACEREHRFFMTHITKARPHVILKTAATLDGKTATATGHSRWVTGPASRRYVHRLRGWMDAIMVGSGTALADDPELTCRLPRGGNPLRVVVDSRLRLPSTAKVLSPQAPGCLVACGPEASREDEQRLIAAGADVLRLPAGESGGVDLSALLKDLGARGITSLLAEGGAGLAWGLWSAGLVDEAMYFYAPKVVGGASAPSMVAGPGVETMSDAFRVSRPVMRRFGDDVMLCFGAKNEPAT; encoded by the coding sequence ATGCTACGGGCCCTGGCGCTCACCCGCCGGGGCCTGGGCTTTTCCTCGCCCAATCCGGCGGTGGGCGCGGTGGTGGTGGCCCATGGCCGCATCGTGGGCCAGGGCTGGCACGCCAAGGCCGGCACCCCCCACGCCGAAGTGCACGCCCTGGCCGACGCGGGCGAGGCCGCCCAGGGAGCCACCATCTATGTGACCCTGGAGCCCTGCCATCACCAGGGCCGCACCCCGCCCTGCACCAGCGCCATCCAGAAGGCGGGCATCGCCCGGGTGGTCTACGGAGCCTCGGACCCCAACCCCAAGGTGGCTGGAGGCGGCGGGCAGTTCTTGGCCGCGCAAGGCCTGGAGGTCACCCCCGGCGTCCTGGCCCAGGCCTGCGAGCGTGAGCACCGTTTTTTCATGACCCACATCACCAAGGCCCGGCCCCACGTGATCCTGAAAACCGCGGCCACCCTGGACGGCAAGACCGCCACGGCCACGGGCCACAGCAGGTGGGTCACCGGCCCGGCCAGCCGCCGCTACGTGCACCGTTTGCGCGGCTGGATGGACGCCATCATGGTGGGCTCTGGCACGGCCCTGGCCGACGACCCGGAGCTGACCTGCCGTCTGCCAAGGGGAGGCAATCCCCTGCGCGTGGTGGTGGACAGCCGTTTGCGCCTGCCTTCCACGGCCAAGGTGCTCTCTCCCCAAGCGCCGGGCTGCCTGGTGGCCTGCGGGCCGGAGGCATCGCGGGAAGACGAGCAGCGGCTGATTGCCGCCGGGGCCGATGTGCTGCGCCTGCCCGCCGGCGAGTCGGGCGGGGTGGACCTGAGCGCCTTGCTGAAGGATCTGGGCGCGCGGGGCATCACCAGCCTGTTGGCCGAGGGCGGGGCGGGCCTAGCCTGGGGCTTGTGGTCCGCTGGCCTGGTGGACGAGGCCATGTACTTCTACGCGCCCAAGGTGGTGGGCGGGGCGAGCGCCCCCTCCATGGTGGCCGGGCCCGGGGTGGAGACCATGAGCGATGCCTTCCGAGTGTCGCGGCCCGTGATGCGGCGCTTCGGGGATGATGTTATGCTTTGCTTTGGAGCGAAAAATGAGCCCGCAACCTGA
- a CDS encoding VOC family protein: MGDSFGWVELTTDDLEAAKDFYGQVFDWKMESFGEAPMPYYIVKAHGKRRGGMMAKTSSRTPVAWTPYVEVDDLSATCDRVERLGGRILKHKTAIPGMGWFAVVHDPQGAVLGLWQSRKG, encoded by the coding sequence ATGGGCGATAGCTTCGGCTGGGTGGAGCTGACCACCGACGATCTGGAAGCGGCCAAGGATTTCTACGGCCAGGTTTTCGATTGGAAGATGGAGTCCTTTGGCGAGGCTCCCATGCCCTACTACATTGTCAAAGCCCACGGCAAGAGGCGGGGCGGCATGATGGCCAAGACCAGCTCCCGCACCCCGGTGGCCTGGACCCCCTACGTGGAGGTGGACGACCTCTCGGCCACCTGCGACCGGGTGGAGCGTCTGGGCGGCCGCATCCTCAAGCACAAGACCGCCATTCCCGGCATGGGCTGGTTCGCGGTGGTGCACGACCCCCAAGGCGCGGTCCTGGGCCTGTGGCAGTCGCGCAAGGGCTAG
- a CDS encoding riboflavin synthase translates to MFTGLVEGTGTLGRISPSGPDSVLSISPPWPVGETVLGESIAINGACLTVTRITGEGFTVDVSAETLSRTTLGKMRPGAKVNLERAMQLGDRLGGHLVSGHIDCVGAIAKREEVGGSTRFEVTIPPEHLRLMVEKGSVAVDGISLTVNWVGPDRFGLNIIPHTMSATTLNLAKQGDSVNIETDLIGKYVARLLNRDEAENGQDRSGLSVEDLRRAGW, encoded by the coding sequence TTGTTCACCGGATTAGTGGAAGGCACCGGCACCCTGGGGCGCATCAGCCCCTCGGGGCCGGACAGCGTGCTGAGCATCTCCCCGCCCTGGCCGGTGGGGGAGACGGTCCTGGGCGAGTCCATCGCCATCAACGGGGCCTGCCTCACGGTAACCCGCATCACCGGCGAGGGCTTCACCGTGGACGTGTCGGCCGAGACGCTCTCGCGCACCACCCTGGGCAAAATGAGGCCCGGGGCCAAGGTGAACCTGGAGCGGGCCATGCAGTTGGGCGACCGCCTGGGCGGCCACCTGGTCAGCGGGCACATCGACTGCGTGGGCGCCATCGCCAAGCGCGAGGAGGTGGGCGGCTCCACCCGCTTCGAGGTGACCATCCCTCCCGAGCACCTGCGCTTAATGGTGGAAAAGGGCTCCGTGGCCGTGGACGGCATCAGCCTCACCGTGAACTGGGTGGGCCCGGACCGCTTCGGCCTGAACATCATTCCTCACACCATGAGCGCCACCACCCTTAATCTTGCTAAGCAAGGCGATTCTGTTAATATTGAGACCGACTTGATCGGCAAGTACGTGGCCAGGCTGCTGAATCGCGATGAAGCGGAAAATGGCCAGGATCGTTCCGGCCTGAGCGTCGAGGACTTGAGGCGCGCGGGCTGGTAG
- a CDS encoding GNAT family N-acetyltransferase, with protein sequence MQGVEFTGYYPGVIGEITRLHAVYYADNWGFDLSFESQVGRELAEFLARFNPARDFFVAARGPQGLAGAVALDGEFAEGARVRWFIVDPAMQGSGLGRDLLDMLLGFARAAGHRRLFLWTFQGLEAARKLYEQAGFVLDEEHRVEQWGDAIIEQKLVLEL encoded by the coding sequence GTGCAAGGGGTGGAGTTCACAGGCTACTATCCCGGGGTGATCGGCGAGATCACCCGCCTGCACGCCGTCTACTATGCCGACAACTGGGGCTTTGATTTGTCCTTCGAGTCCCAGGTGGGCCGGGAGCTGGCCGAGTTTCTGGCCCGCTTCAACCCGGCCCGCGATTTTTTTGTTGCCGCCCGGGGCCCCCAGGGCCTGGCCGGAGCGGTGGCTCTGGACGGCGAGTTCGCCGAGGGAGCCAGGGTCCGCTGGTTCATCGTGGACCCGGCCATGCAGGGCAGCGGCCTGGGCCGCGACCTGCTGGACATGCTCCTGGGTTTTGCCCGCGCGGCGGGCCACCGGCGACTGTTCCTGTGGACCTTCCAGGGCCTGGAGGCCGCCCGCAAGCTCTATGAGCAGGCCGGTTTCGTCCTGGACGAGGAGCACCGGGTGGAGCAGTGGGGCGACGCCATCATCGAGCAGAAGCTGGTGCTGGAGCTGTAG